Proteins encoded within one genomic window of Candidatus Eisenbacteria bacterium:
- the atpF gene encoding F0F1 ATP synthase subunit B has protein sequence MNLIDIRQVLTQVLGFLIMVWLLRRFAWKPVLGLLEARRQKIADEFEEAERRKAEAADLKARYELELRGIEAQARQRLQEAMAEGQKLAAELKSQAQADASQRMQQAADEIAREREKAKEILKEQMVALSVRAAEKILRQKIDDQGQRKLAGEFIDQVAALP, from the coding sequence ATGAACCTCATCGACATCAGACAAGTCCTGACGCAGGTGCTGGGCTTCCTGATCATGGTCTGGCTGCTGCGTCGCTTCGCCTGGAAGCCGGTGCTCGGACTCCTCGAGGCGCGGCGCCAGAAGATCGCGGACGAGTTCGAAGAGGCCGAGCGCCGCAAGGCCGAGGCTGCCGATCTCAAGGCCCGCTACGAGCTCGAGCTGCGCGGCATCGAGGCTCAGGCGCGTCAGCGGCTGCAGGAAGCCATGGCCGAAGGCCAGAAGCTGGCGGCCGAGCTCAAGTCGCAGGCGCAGGCCGACGCCTCGCAGCGCATGCAGCAGGCGGCCGACGAGATCGCGCGCGAGCGCGAGAAGGCCAAGGAGATCCTCAAAGAGCAGATGGTGGCGCTGTCGGTCAGGGCCGCGGAGAAGATCCTGCGGCAGAAGATCGACGACCAGGGTCAGCGGAAGCTCGCCGGGGAGTTCATCGACCAGGTGGCCGCGCTGCCA
- a CDS encoding ATP synthase F0 subunit C codes for MDFHAALGWGLPVGIGLAAIGSGIGLGGIGNGAMQAIGRQPEATGKIQLAMIIIAALAEALTIYAFVTMFILSPKI; via the coding sequence ATGGACTTCCACGCGGCACTCGGTTGGGGCCTCCCGGTCGGCATCGGACTGGCGGCCATCGGCTCGGGCATCGGCCTGGGCGGCATCGGCAACGGCGCCATGCAGGCGATCGGTCGTCAGCCCGAGGCCACCGGCAAGATTCAGCTCGCCATGATCATCATCGCCGCGCTCGCCGAGGCGCTGACGATCTACGCGTTCGTGACCATGTTCATTCTGTCGCCGAAGATCTAG